ATTGCCCGAAAATCTAATTCAGCCGCTGAAGGATCAGTTCTCGAAAGCGCGGCGCTTGCACGCGCAGGATCTGGAAGCAGGCGGCGGCGACGTTTATATGCCGGAGGCGCTGGCGCGGAAATATCCCCGGGCCGCGCGCGCGTGGGGCTGGCAATTCGTGTTTCCGTCGCCGGTGCGCTCGGTCGATCCGCGTAGACGCATTGCGGCCTAAAGTCGCTGATC
This window of the Gammaproteobacteria bacterium genome carries:
- a CDS encoding integron integrase — encoded protein: LPENLIQPLKDQFSKARRLHAQDLEAGGGDVYMPEALARKYPRAARAWGWQFVFPSPVRSVDPRRRIAA